The Dictyoglomus sp. NZ13-RE01 genomic interval TGCAGGTTTATAGTTTATCTTGTACTTCCCATCCTCAACCTCATAAAGATGCCAAACTCCAGTCTCTACTGCAAGCCTTGCCATATTAATTGCAGAATTATCAGGTGTTCTCCAACCCCTTGGACATGTAGAATAAATATTTATAAAGGATGGTCCATCAGTATTTAGAGCCTTTCTTACTTTTTCCATTAGATCTCTCCAATGGCTTGGAGAGGCTTGAGCCACATATTTTGCTCCATTTGCCACCATCATTTCTGTTAAATTCTTCCTTTTTTGCGGTTTGCCTGGTATTACGCTTCCTGCAGGAGAAGTGGTAGTAAATGCTCCTCTTGGAGTTGCACCGGACCTTTGAATACCAGTATTCATATAGGCTTCGTTATTATAACAAATAAATAATGCTCTATGCCCTCTTTCAATGGCTCCTGATAAAGCTTGAAGCCCTATATCGTATGTACCTCCGTCTCCTGAAAAACTTATAAATCTTATATCTTCTTGAATCTTACCCTTCTTCTTAAAGGCTCTATAAGCTGCTTCTACACCGGAAATAGTGGCTGCAGAGTTTTCAAAGGCACTATGTATCCATGGCACATTCCACGCAGTATATGGGAATATTGTAG includes:
- a CDS encoding pyruvate ferredoxin oxidoreductase (catalyzes the formation of acetyl-CoA from pyruvate and coenzyme A); this translates as MAINLRELALKGEKLTSGHRLCAGCGASIIVRMVLNAAEQPVVVANATGCLEVATTIFPYTAWNVPWIHSAFENSAATISGVEAAYRAFKKKGKIQEDIRFISFSGDGGTYDIGLQALSGAIERGHRALFICYNNEAYMNTGIQRSGATPRGAFTTTSPAGSVIPGKPQKRKNLTEMMVANGAKYVAQASPSHWRDLMEKVRKALNTDGPSFINIYSTCPRGWRTPDNSAINMARLAVETGVWHLYEVEDGKYKINYKPAKGFKPVEEYLKVQGRFAHLLRPENAEILEEFKKDLQREWEHLLRMEEATNK